One window from the genome of Jiangella alba encodes:
- a CDS encoding CehA/McbA family metallohydrolase, with the protein MSDSEHEHQHATGPGRRGMLAGAGGLIVAAAGADADADAVTRTATGQPGAARASRLTRGRTLVHADLHNHTMLSDGAGDPALAYESMRSAGLDVAALTDHATLSDGVLSILDPLLPDGVNRITGLSRSGWRRTRDLADAADEPGVFTAIRGFEWTNPLLGHVNVWFTDAYTDVLDATLMGGFYRWLTREDGFLGLGDGGADGLAGFNHPGREPGRFNDFRYEPAAHDQLVSLEMFNRYDDYLFEGWAKGVSSPLVTCLNAGWRPGLSGVTDEHGTDWGYPEGKGRTGMWVTENTREAVFQAMTERRFFATCVSGLRLDATADGVPMGGSIRRARGDVHFAVDLDRGADWSGRRLDVQVLRPGSDVPLVADVVEAAAGRVTRFTVPLDTDDGDWVVLRVSDPSRPNATPGPDGHPCNDFGVAYSSPWWLDPARAATTGTGSAPAAS; encoded by the coding sequence ATGAGCGACTCGGAGCACGAGCACCAGCACGCCACCGGGCCGGGCCGCCGCGGCATGCTCGCCGGGGCCGGCGGCCTGATCGTGGCCGCCGCGGGCGCCGATGCCGACGCCGACGCCGTCACCCGCACCGCGACCGGCCAGCCGGGCGCCGCCCGCGCGTCCCGGCTCACCCGCGGCCGCACGCTCGTCCACGCCGACCTCCACAACCACACCATGCTCTCCGACGGCGCCGGCGACCCCGCGCTGGCCTACGAGTCCATGCGCTCGGCCGGCCTCGACGTCGCGGCGCTCACCGACCACGCGACGCTGTCCGACGGCGTGCTGAGCATCCTCGACCCGCTGCTGCCCGACGGCGTCAACCGCATCACCGGGCTGAGCCGCAGCGGCTGGCGCCGCACCCGCGACCTCGCCGACGCCGCCGACGAGCCGGGCGTGTTCACCGCCATCCGCGGCTTCGAGTGGACGAACCCGCTGCTCGGCCACGTCAACGTGTGGTTCACCGACGCCTACACCGACGTGCTCGACGCCACGCTGATGGGCGGCTTCTACCGCTGGCTGACCCGCGAGGACGGCTTCCTCGGCCTCGGCGACGGCGGCGCCGACGGGCTGGCCGGGTTCAACCACCCGGGCCGCGAGCCGGGCCGGTTCAACGACTTCCGGTACGAGCCGGCGGCGCACGACCAGCTGGTCAGCCTGGAGATGTTCAACCGGTACGACGACTACCTCTTCGAGGGCTGGGCCAAGGGCGTCAGCTCACCGCTGGTGACCTGCCTGAACGCCGGCTGGCGGCCCGGGCTGTCCGGCGTCACCGACGAGCACGGCACCGACTGGGGCTACCCGGAGGGCAAGGGCCGCACCGGCATGTGGGTCACCGAGAACACCCGCGAGGCGGTGTTCCAGGCGATGACGGAGCGGCGGTTCTTCGCCACCTGCGTCTCCGGCCTGCGCCTCGACGCCACGGCCGACGGCGTGCCGATGGGCGGCTCGATCCGGCGCGCCCGCGGCGACGTCCACTTCGCCGTCGACCTCGACCGCGGCGCCGACTGGTCCGGCCGCCGGCTCGACGTCCAGGTCCTCCGCCCCGGCAGCGACGTCCCGCTCGTCGCCGACGTCGTCGAGGCCGCCGCCGGCCGCGTCACCCGCTTCACCGTCCCCCTCGACACCGACGACGGCGACTGGGTCGTGCTGCGCGTCTCGGACCCGTCCCGGCCCAACGCGACCCCCGGCCCGGACGGCCACCCCTGCAACGACTTCGGGGTCGCCTACTCCAGCCCCTGGTGGCTCGACCCCGCCCGGGCCGCGAC
- a CDS encoding glucose 1-dehydrogenase translates to MTQHSRFDGRIALVTGGTSGMGLATARRFLAEGAHVVITGRDQSRLDAALDDLGGSRRVLAVRADVASRADLAVLADAIGDRHGRLDVLFANAGVATFQPAADATEAEFDRVVGINLKGVFFSVQTTAPLLSERASIVINASWTRHRGLPGAGVYAATKAAVHSLTQTFAAELAPRGVRVNSVSPGYIETPMFHDNVSAEAQAEVVGRIAAGRVGRADEVAAAVAFLASDDASYVNGQDLVVDGGLVTVVS, encoded by the coding sequence ATGACGCAGCACTCCCGATTCGACGGCAGGATCGCCCTCGTCACCGGCGGCACCAGCGGCATGGGTCTGGCCACCGCGCGCCGGTTCCTCGCCGAGGGCGCTCACGTGGTCATCACCGGCCGCGACCAGAGCCGGCTCGACGCCGCGCTCGACGACCTCGGCGGCTCGCGGCGGGTGCTCGCGGTGCGCGCCGACGTCGCGAGCCGCGCCGACCTCGCCGTGCTGGCGGACGCGATCGGCGACCGGCACGGCCGGCTCGACGTGCTCTTCGCCAACGCGGGCGTGGCCACGTTCCAGCCGGCCGCCGACGCCACCGAGGCCGAGTTCGACCGCGTCGTCGGCATCAACCTCAAGGGGGTGTTCTTCTCGGTCCAGACGACGGCTCCGCTGCTGTCCGAGCGGGCGTCGATCGTGATCAACGCCTCGTGGACGCGGCACCGCGGCCTGCCCGGCGCCGGTGTCTACGCGGCCACCAAGGCAGCGGTGCACAGCCTGACGCAGACATTCGCCGCCGAGCTGGCGCCCCGGGGCGTCCGCGTCAACTCCGTGAGCCCGGGCTACATCGAGACGCCGATGTTCCACGACAACGTCAGCGCCGAGGCGCAGGCCGAGGTCGTCGGCCGGATCGCCGCCGGCCGCGTCGGCCGCGCCGACGAGGTGGCCGCGGCGGTGGCGTTCCTCGCCTCCGACGACGCGTCCTACGTCAACGGCCAGGACCTCGTCGTCGACGGCGGCCTGGTCACCGTCGTCTCGTAG
- a CDS encoding helix-turn-helix transcriptional regulator, protein MSSESSAVTHNRRDQLRDFLRTRRARLTPGDVGLVAAGRRRTPGLRREEVAVLAGVGVSWYTWLEQGRDINVSAEVLDAIGRALRLTDPERAHLYLLAGLNPPPSGASRDTAVPPELRQLLDAWAPRPALLRDRYWNQLAVNDAARALLGYDDTGHNCLVTFFTSARYRDLHVHWASVAQSVVAAFRADAARAPGDPEFARLIGDLSAVSPEFTELWARHDVGVPLQAVKAVRHPEAGDLFFDLTTLAVTDHPHWYLELYHPRAGSLVVPDPG, encoded by the coding sequence ATGTCCAGCGAGTCCTCGGCGGTGACGCACAACCGCCGTGACCAGTTGCGCGACTTCCTGCGCACGCGCCGGGCCAGGCTCACGCCCGGCGACGTCGGTCTGGTCGCGGCGGGCCGACGCCGCACTCCGGGGCTGCGGCGCGAGGAGGTCGCCGTGCTGGCCGGCGTAGGGGTCTCCTGGTACACCTGGCTCGAGCAGGGCCGCGACATCAACGTCTCCGCCGAGGTACTCGACGCCATCGGCCGCGCGCTGCGGCTGACCGATCCCGAGCGTGCCCACCTGTACCTGCTGGCCGGTCTCAATCCGCCGCCGTCCGGCGCGAGCCGCGACACCGCGGTCCCGCCCGAGCTGCGGCAACTGCTCGACGCGTGGGCGCCACGGCCGGCGTTGCTGCGCGACCGGTACTGGAACCAGCTGGCGGTCAACGACGCCGCCCGGGCGCTCCTCGGCTACGACGACACCGGCCACAACTGCCTCGTCACGTTCTTCACCAGTGCCCGCTACCGCGACCTGCACGTGCACTGGGCGTCGGTCGCGCAGTCGGTCGTGGCGGCCTTCCGGGCCGACGCGGCCCGCGCTCCCGGCGACCCGGAGTTCGCCCGGCTGATCGGCGACCTCAGCGCCGTCAGCCCCGAGTTCACCGAACTGTGGGCCCGGCACGACGTGGGCGTCCCCCTCCAGGCGGTGAAGGCGGTGCGCCATCCCGAGGCCGGCGACCTGTTCTTCGACCTGACGACCCTGGCCGTGACCGACCACCCGCACTGGTACCTCGAGCTGTACCACCCGCGGGCCGGCAGCCTGGTGGTGCCGGACCCCGGATAG
- a CDS encoding CPBP family intramembrane glutamic endopeptidase, which produces MTQDLPAAGVETTSRRRLTAEIWIVLGLSLGQSAVYAVVSLIARLTRPERLSEQTATLNASRSVREYLDLTYQLLSIGFALVPVALALYLLSGPGRSALKRIGFDLAQPRRDLLFGAGLSAVIGLPGLGIYFLGHALDMNVSIQASTLNAYWWTVPVLVLSALQNAVVEEVIVVGFLMTRLKQLGWELPAIIATSAVLRGSYHLYQGYGMAIGNMLMGVVFGYFYHRTRRVMPLVVAHSILDIVSFVGYDLFADELGLP; this is translated from the coding sequence GTGACCCAGGACCTGCCCGCTGCGGGCGTCGAGACGACGTCCAGGCGGCGGCTGACCGCGGAGATCTGGATCGTGCTCGGGCTGTCGCTCGGGCAGTCCGCCGTCTACGCCGTCGTCAGCCTCATCGCGCGGCTGACCCGGCCGGAGCGGCTGAGCGAGCAGACCGCCACGCTGAACGCGTCCCGCAGCGTGCGCGAGTACCTCGACCTCACCTACCAGCTGCTGTCCATCGGGTTCGCGCTGGTGCCGGTCGCGCTGGCGCTCTACCTGTTGTCCGGACCGGGCCGGTCGGCGCTGAAGCGCATCGGCTTCGACCTCGCTCAGCCGCGCCGCGACCTGCTGTTCGGCGCCGGGCTGTCGGCCGTCATCGGGCTGCCGGGGCTGGGCATCTACTTCCTCGGGCACGCCCTGGACATGAACGTGTCGATCCAGGCGAGCACGCTGAACGCATACTGGTGGACGGTGCCGGTGCTGGTGCTCTCGGCGCTGCAGAACGCGGTGGTCGAGGAGGTCATCGTCGTCGGGTTCCTGATGACGCGGCTCAAGCAGCTGGGCTGGGAGCTGCCGGCGATCATCGCGACGAGCGCGGTGCTGCGCGGCTCGTACCACCTGTACCAGGGGTACGGCATGGCCATCGGGAACATGCTGATGGGCGTCGTGTTCGGGTACTTCTACCACCGGACGAGACGGGTGATGCCGCTGGTGGTGGCGCACTCGATCCTCGACATCGTCTCGTTCGTCGGGTACGACCTGTTCGCCGACGAACTGGGGTTGCCGTGA
- a CDS encoding DUF3052 family protein, which produces MTTGYSGTPLVRKLGIEPGHRVLFDGAPGGFALDGVRPDHHPGPGPYDVVLTFVRDRATLDRDLPAHQDRIERAGMVWVAWPKRASKVPTDMTEDVVREVALPLGLVDVKVCAIDAVWSGLKLVIRKENR; this is translated from the coding sequence GTGACGACCGGGTACTCGGGCACGCCGCTGGTGCGCAAGCTCGGCATCGAGCCGGGGCACCGCGTCCTCTTCGACGGCGCGCCCGGCGGGTTCGCGCTCGACGGCGTCCGGCCCGACCACCACCCGGGACCCGGCCCGTACGACGTCGTGCTCACGTTCGTCCGCGACCGCGCCACGCTCGACCGCGACCTCCCCGCCCACCAGGACCGCATCGAGCGCGCCGGCATGGTGTGGGTGGCCTGGCCGAAGCGGGCCAGCAAGGTCCCCACGGACATGACGGAGGACGTCGTGCGCGAGGTGGCGCTGCCGCTCGGCCTGGTCGACGTCAAGGTGTGCGCCATCGACGCGGTGTGGTCCGGCCTGAAGCTGGTGATCCGCAAGGAGAACCGCTGA
- a CDS encoding circularly permuted type 2 ATP-grasp protein, giving the protein MTDMLAGYRFGAAWDEVYTSGGAPRPTYGGLHEALTAAGPEVLSNLAAFLGTVFRDQGITFDHEGVERPFPLDIVPRIITAAEWDAVERGVAQRVRALEAFLDDVYGSGLVFRDGVVPRQVVVSSQHFHRQAFGIRPPNGVRVHVSGIDLVRDEQGEFRVLEDNLRTPSGVSYVVENRRALARVLPDLFAGHLVRPVAGYPARLLAALRAAAPPGVEDPTIVVLTPGVYNAAYSEHTLLARQMGVQLVEGRDLSVVGNEVRIRTTRGHQRVDVIYRRVDDDFLDPVQFRADSMVGSPGLLNAARAGNVTLANAVGNGVADDKLIYTYVPDLIRYYLSEEPVLRNVETWRLDTPENIAQVLSNLGDLVLKPVDGSGGKGIVIGPQATDDELAALRAAVEANPRGYVAQRPVRLSTVPTLIGDQLAPRHVDLRPFAVNDGREVWVLPGGLTRVALPEGSLIVNSSQGGGSKDTWVLASPAGPAEPVAGATSETSAVLAGSGLTEPEADLPAGAGAPGLGDHVDGRRPLAVPPDLGPSEPPREQQQQQQQGRGAC; this is encoded by the coding sequence ATGACGGACATGCTGGCCGGATACCGATTCGGGGCGGCATGGGACGAGGTCTACACGTCCGGTGGCGCGCCGCGGCCCACGTACGGCGGCCTGCACGAGGCGCTGACCGCGGCCGGCCCCGAGGTGTTGTCGAACCTCGCCGCGTTCCTCGGCACGGTCTTCCGCGACCAGGGCATCACGTTCGACCACGAGGGCGTGGAGCGGCCGTTCCCGCTGGACATCGTCCCGCGCATCATCACCGCCGCCGAGTGGGACGCTGTGGAGCGGGGGGTCGCCCAGCGGGTCCGCGCGCTGGAGGCGTTCCTCGACGACGTGTACGGGTCGGGGCTGGTGTTCCGCGACGGCGTGGTGCCGCGGCAGGTGGTGGTGTCGTCGCAGCACTTCCACCGGCAGGCGTTCGGCATCCGGCCGCCGAACGGGGTGCGGGTGCACGTGTCCGGCATCGACCTCGTCCGCGACGAGCAGGGCGAGTTCCGCGTCCTCGAGGACAACCTGCGCACGCCGTCCGGGGTGTCGTACGTCGTCGAGAACCGGCGGGCGCTGGCGCGGGTGCTGCCCGACCTGTTCGCCGGGCACCTGGTGCGCCCGGTCGCCGGCTACCCGGCCCGGCTACTGGCGGCGCTGCGTGCGGCCGCGCCGCCCGGCGTCGAGGACCCGACGATCGTCGTGCTGACGCCCGGTGTCTACAACGCCGCCTACTCCGAGCACACGCTGCTGGCCCGGCAGATGGGCGTGCAGTTGGTCGAGGGCCGCGACCTCTCCGTCGTCGGCAACGAGGTGCGCATCCGGACGACGCGCGGGCACCAGCGGGTCGACGTCATCTACCGGCGGGTCGACGACGACTTCCTCGACCCCGTGCAGTTCCGCGCCGACTCCATGGTCGGCAGCCCCGGCCTGCTCAACGCCGCCCGGGCCGGCAACGTGACGCTGGCCAACGCGGTCGGCAACGGCGTCGCCGACGACAAGCTCATCTACACCTACGTGCCCGACCTCATCCGGTACTACCTCAGCGAGGAGCCGGTGCTGCGCAACGTCGAGACCTGGCGGCTGGACACGCCGGAGAACATCGCGCAGGTGCTGTCGAACCTCGGCGACCTCGTGCTCAAGCCGGTCGACGGGTCCGGTGGCAAGGGCATCGTCATCGGGCCGCAGGCGACGGACGACGAGCTGGCGGCGCTGCGCGCGGCGGTCGAGGCGAACCCGCGCGGCTACGTCGCGCAGCGGCCGGTCCGGCTGTCGACGGTGCCGACGCTGATCGGCGACCAGCTCGCGCCCCGTCACGTCGACCTGCGTCCGTTCGCCGTCAACGACGGCCGCGAGGTGTGGGTGCTGCCCGGCGGCCTGACCCGGGTCGCGCTGCCCGAGGGCAGCCTGATCGTCAATTCCAGCCAGGGCGGCGGCTCGAAGGACACCTGGGTGCTGGCGTCGCCCGCCGGCCCCGCCGAACCGGTCGCCGGGGCGACGAGCGAGACCAGCGCCGTCCTCGCCGGGTCCGGGCTCACCGAGCCCGAGGCCGACCTCCCCGCCGGCGCCGGCGCGCCCGGCCTGGGCGACCACGTCGACGGACGCCGCCCGCTCGCCGTCCCGCCCGACCTCGGCCCGTCCGAACCACCCCGTGAGCAGCAGCAACAGCAACAACAGGGGAGGGGCGCATGCTGA
- a CDS encoding alpha-E domain-containing protein, which produces MLSRIAESLYWIGRYLERADAKARVLDVHLTRIQDEPGTDQERQLRTLLAAMGVDPGDGPVTPSSVVGLLAFDQESPASITAALTAARENARGAREILSSELWEALNVTWHGLAERRMAAAVLGPQVFCHYVRERTAMTTGLISTTMVRDDGWRFLSLGVALERIDMAARMLSTPALAEGRPSVLAGLLRSVGGHDTFVRVYQGAVSPANVAEFLLRDQLSPRSVAFSLAAAESLLRELDPGLDDRLGVADGARRALGRMRLALEFRSSAELLDDLPSLIESLLRLTSRTSDEVTSRYFGKSLLVRWAEEVAL; this is translated from the coding sequence ATGCTGAGCCGCATCGCGGAGTCGCTGTACTGGATCGGCCGCTACCTGGAGCGGGCCGACGCGAAGGCGCGCGTCCTCGACGTCCACCTGACCCGCATCCAGGACGAGCCGGGCACCGACCAGGAGCGGCAGCTGCGCACGCTGCTCGCCGCGATGGGCGTCGACCCCGGCGACGGCCCGGTGACGCCGTCGTCGGTGGTGGGGCTGCTGGCCTTCGACCAGGAGTCGCCGGCGTCGATCACGGCGGCTCTGACGGCGGCCCGCGAGAACGCCCGCGGCGCCCGCGAGATCCTCTCCAGCGAGCTGTGGGAGGCGCTCAACGTCACCTGGCACGGCCTCGCCGAACGCCGCATGGCCGCGGCGGTGCTCGGGCCGCAGGTGTTCTGCCACTACGTCCGCGAGCGCACCGCCATGACCACCGGGCTGATCTCCACGACGATGGTCCGCGACGACGGCTGGCGGTTCCTGTCGCTCGGGGTCGCGCTGGAGCGCATCGACATGGCCGCGCGCATGCTGTCGACCCCGGCGCTGGCCGAGGGCCGCCCGTCGGTGCTGGCCGGGCTGCTGCGCAGCGTCGGCGGCCACGACACCTTCGTCCGCGTCTACCAGGGCGCGGTGTCGCCGGCCAACGTCGCGGAGTTCCTGCTGCGCGACCAGCTGTCGCCGCGGTCGGTGGCGTTCTCGCTGGCCGCCGCCGAGTCGCTGCTGCGCGAGCTCGATCCTGGGCTCGACGACCGCCTCGGCGTGGCCGACGGCGCCCGGCGCGCGCTCGGGCGCATGCGGCTGGCGCTGGAGTTCCGCTCGTCGGCTGAGCTGCTGGACGACCTCCCCAGCCTCATCGAGTCGCTGCTGCGGCTCACCTCGCGCACGTCCGACGAGGTCACCAGCCGCTACTTCGGCAAGTCGCTGCTGGTGCGCTGGGCCGAGGAGGTGGCGCTGTGA
- a CDS encoding transglutaminase family protein, producing MTAGGGAAGGWLLSVRHHTGYRYAAPVSLSYNEARVTPRSDPRQRVLDATVEVSPAASLYRYVDYFGSVVTAFDVHAAHSELTVTASCVVETAPAGEAAEPEPWSVLADDDTVDELGEYLTQTRRTTPDDELLGVAGQVRAAATPDDGARLAAGWTHGRLAYVTGSTSVHTNAVEALAEGRGVCQDFAHVTIALLRSAGVPARYVSGYLHPRSGAAVGETVTGESHAWVEWWAGGWRSYDPTNDAVPGPGHVVVARGRDYDDVTPLRGIYHGGDSQSLGVTVEVTRLR from the coding sequence GTGACGGCTGGCGGCGGCGCGGCGGGCGGCTGGCTGCTGTCGGTGCGCCACCACACCGGCTACCGGTACGCCGCCCCGGTGTCGTTGTCGTACAACGAGGCCAGGGTGACGCCGCGCAGCGACCCCCGCCAGCGGGTGCTCGACGCGACGGTCGAGGTCAGCCCGGCGGCGTCGCTGTACCGCTACGTCGACTACTTCGGCTCGGTCGTCACGGCGTTCGACGTGCACGCCGCGCACTCGGAGCTGACGGTGACGGCGAGCTGCGTCGTCGAGACGGCGCCCGCGGGCGAGGCCGCGGAGCCTGAGCCGTGGTCCGTCCTCGCCGACGACGACACCGTCGACGAGCTGGGCGAATACCTCACCCAGACGCGGCGCACGACGCCGGACGACGAGCTGCTGGGGGTGGCCGGGCAGGTGCGGGCCGCCGCCACGCCCGACGACGGCGCGCGGCTGGCGGCCGGCTGGACGCACGGCCGGCTGGCCTACGTCACTGGGTCCACCAGCGTGCACACCAACGCCGTCGAGGCGCTCGCCGAGGGCCGCGGCGTCTGCCAGGACTTCGCGCACGTGACGATCGCGCTGCTGCGCTCGGCCGGGGTGCCGGCGCGGTACGTGTCCGGCTACCTGCATCCGCGCTCCGGCGCCGCCGTCGGCGAGACCGTCACCGGCGAGAGCCACGCCTGGGTGGAGTGGTGGGCGGGCGGGTGGCGGTCGTACGACCCGACCAACGACGCCGTCCCCGGGCCCGGCCACGTGGTGGTGGCCCGCGGCCGCGACTACGACGACGTCACCCCGTTGCGCGGCATCTACCACGGCGGCGACAGCCAGTCCCTCGGCGTGACGGTCGAGGTGACGCGGCTGCGCTGA
- a CDS encoding sensor histidine kinase, translated as MRVRVAVRTRVLAAVLGVAAIGMLVAGVTSFLVQRERVDARIDDNIAQEVGEFREFAGDGIDPATGSAFTTVDRFLEVVLQRNVPDRDEGLLALVDGEVAWEPASGVSVRLEDDREFVRLVAGQGGTTRVRPHSVETETLGQLRYVTVPVTVPGDPAQGLYVIAYAREMEQAEVVDAYQTFAIVAVASLAMVGAVGWLVAGRLLRPIRLLRDTAQQISDTDLSRRIPVTGTDDISALARTFNDMLDRLELAFAGQRDALDDAGHELRTPITIIRGHLELMDSADPADVEEVRVLVMDELDRMRRMVDDLVMLAKSTRPDFVHPRPVELDRLVDEVLDKARALADRQWRVDARVTATVALDPQRITQALLQLISNAVKFTAPGDVIAVGSALSGAEVRLWVRDTGAGIAAADLDRIFDRFARADVGRGVEGSGLGLAIVRAIAEAHRGTVTVDSRPGDGAIFTVALPLFGAAAADDLVEEEA; from the coding sequence GTGCGGGTCCGGGTCGCCGTCCGGACGCGGGTGCTGGCCGCCGTCCTGGGGGTGGCGGCCATCGGCATGCTGGTGGCCGGCGTGACGTCCTTCCTCGTCCAGCGCGAACGGGTCGACGCGCGCATCGACGACAACATCGCCCAGGAGGTCGGGGAGTTCCGCGAGTTCGCCGGCGACGGCATCGACCCCGCGACGGGCAGCGCCTTCACCACCGTCGACCGCTTCCTCGAGGTCGTCCTGCAGCGCAACGTCCCCGACCGCGACGAGGGCCTGCTCGCGCTCGTCGACGGCGAGGTCGCCTGGGAGCCCGCCAGCGGCGTCAGCGTCCGGCTGGAGGACGACCGCGAGTTCGTGCGGCTGGTCGCCGGCCAGGGCGGCACCACCCGGGTGCGGCCGCACTCGGTCGAGACCGAGACGCTCGGGCAGCTGCGGTACGTGACGGTGCCGGTCACCGTGCCCGGCGACCCCGCGCAGGGCCTCTACGTCATCGCCTACGCCCGCGAGATGGAGCAGGCCGAGGTCGTCGACGCCTACCAGACGTTCGCCATCGTCGCCGTGGCGTCGCTGGCGATGGTCGGCGCCGTCGGCTGGCTGGTCGCCGGCCGGCTGCTGCGCCCGATCCGGCTGCTGCGCGACACCGCCCAGCAGATCAGCGACACCGACCTGTCCAGGCGCATCCCCGTCACCGGCACCGACGACATCTCCGCGCTGGCCCGCACGTTCAACGACATGCTGGACCGGCTGGAACTGGCCTTCGCCGGCCAGCGCGACGCCCTCGACGACGCCGGGCACGAGCTGCGCACCCCCATCACGATCATTCGCGGCCACCTCGAGCTGATGGACTCCGCCGACCCCGCCGACGTCGAGGAGGTCCGCGTCCTCGTCATGGACGAGCTGGACCGCATGCGCCGCATGGTCGACGACCTCGTCATGCTGGCGAAGTCGACGCGGCCCGACTTCGTCCACCCGCGCCCGGTCGAGCTGGACCGGCTGGTCGACGAGGTGCTCGACAAGGCCCGCGCGCTCGCCGACCGGCAGTGGCGCGTCGACGCCCGGGTCACGGCGACCGTGGCACTGGACCCGCAGCGCATCACCCAGGCGCTGCTGCAGCTGATCTCGAACGCCGTGAAGTTCACCGCGCCGGGCGACGTCATCGCCGTCGGCAGCGCGCTCTCCGGCGCCGAGGTGCGGCTGTGGGTGCGCGACACCGGCGCCGGCATCGCCGCCGCCGACCTCGACCGCATCTTCGACCGGTTCGCCCGCGCCGACGTCGGCCGCGGCGTCGAGGGCTCCGGTCTCGGACTGGCCATCGTCCGCGCGATCGCCGAGGCGCATCGCGGCACCGTCACCGTCGACAGCCGGCCCGGCGACGGCGCGATCTTCACCGTCGCGCTGCCGCTGTTCGGCGCCGCGGCGGCCGACGACCTCGTGGAGGAGGAAGCGTAG
- a CDS encoding response regulator transcription factor — protein MSRILIAEDEPRIAAFIEKGLRAAGMTPTVVGDGRGAFDYAMTGGFDLVILDIGLPVIDGFAVLRQLREARNELPVIILTARDSITDTVAGLEGGADDYMAKPFRFEELLARIRLRLREDRAPEAMVLHHGGLSLDLRTRRATVDGRTVELSAREFALAETFLRHPGQVLSREQLLSRVWGYDFDPGSNVVDVYVRYLRRKLGSERFVTVRGIGYRLISPDDDESAAPSAP, from the coding sequence ATGAGCAGGATCCTGATCGCCGAGGACGAACCGCGCATCGCGGCGTTCATCGAGAAGGGGTTGCGTGCCGCCGGCATGACGCCCACCGTCGTCGGCGACGGCCGCGGCGCCTTCGACTACGCCATGACCGGCGGCTTCGACCTCGTCATCCTCGACATCGGGTTGCCCGTCATCGACGGGTTCGCGGTGCTGCGGCAGCTGCGCGAGGCGCGCAACGAGCTGCCCGTCATCATCCTCACCGCCCGCGACTCCATCACCGACACCGTCGCCGGTCTCGAGGGCGGCGCCGACGACTACATGGCCAAGCCGTTCCGGTTCGAGGAGCTGCTGGCCCGCATCCGGCTGCGGCTGCGCGAGGACCGCGCCCCCGAGGCGATGGTCCTGCACCACGGCGGGCTGTCGCTGGACCTGCGCACCCGGCGCGCGACGGTCGACGGGCGGACGGTGGAGCTGTCGGCGCGCGAGTTCGCGCTGGCCGAGACGTTCCTGCGGCACCCGGGCCAGGTGCTCAGCCGCGAGCAGCTGCTCAGCCGCGTCTGGGGCTACGACTTCGACCCCGGCTCCAACGTCGTCGACGTGTACGTCCGGTACCTGCGGCGCAAGCTCGGCAGCGAGCGGTTCGTCACGGTGCGGGGCATCGGCTACCGCCTCATCAGCCCCGACGACGACGAGTCCGCCGCGCCGTCCGCCCCCTGA